One genomic segment of Rhodothermales bacterium includes these proteins:
- the trxA gene encoding thioredoxin, with the protein MTPVPAAFQREVLDASARKPVLVDFWAPWCGPCRILGPTLEKLAHESQGAWRLVKINTDTNPEVAQHFGIRGIPAVKLFVDGEVVNEFVGALPEHAIRRWLAESMPAPNSTP; encoded by the coding sequence ATGACTCCAGTACCCGCCGCCTTCCAGAGGGAAGTCCTCGACGCCAGCGCCCGCAAGCCCGTGCTGGTCGATTTCTGGGCGCCCTGGTGCGGCCCCTGCCGCATCCTGGGTCCGACGCTCGAGAAGCTGGCCCACGAGAGCCAGGGCGCCTGGCGACTCGTCAAAATCAACACGGACACCAACCCGGAAGTCGCCCAACATTTTGGCATCCGCGGCATCCCGGCCGTGAAGCTGTTCGTCGACGGCGAAGTCGTGAACGAGTTCGTCGGTGCCCTCCCCGAACACGCCATCCGCCGCTGGCTGGCCGAGTCGATGCCTGCACCCAACAGCACACCATGA
- a CDS encoding iron-sulfur cluster assembly accessory protein, with protein MDIQITPSAVERLRQIALKEGVDPDSTFLRIAVVPGGCSGLTYDLGWDTTRQETDRLVDVDSLQVVLDHRSWRYVEGTELDFSDGLEGKGFFFNNPQAARTCACGESFGL; from the coding sequence ATGGATATCCAGATTACCCCTAGCGCCGTCGAGAGATTGCGTCAGATTGCACTAAAAGAGGGCGTAGACCCGGATTCTACCTTCCTTCGAATCGCCGTCGTGCCCGGCGGATGCTCGGGGCTCACGTACGACCTCGGCTGGGACACCACACGCCAGGAAACCGACCGCCTGGTGGATGTCGATTCGCTCCAGGTAGTCCTCGACCACCGCAGCTGGCGGTATGTGGAAGGCACCGAGCTGGACTTCAGCGACGGCCTCGAGGGCAAGGGCTTTTTCTTCAATAACCCCCAGGCCGCCCGCACCTGCGCCTGTGGTGAGTCGTTCGGGTTGTAA